A region of Streptomyces sp. NBC_01788 DNA encodes the following proteins:
- the murQ gene encoding N-acetylmuramic acid 6-phosphate etherase encodes MTSTPHYRELRSELESLTTEAFRPELAEIDRLPTLEIARLMNAEDTTVPTAVAERLPQIAAAIDAVAERMARGGRLVYAGAGTAGRLGVLDASECPPTFNTRPSQVVGVIAGGPQAMVTSVEGAEDSKELAAEALDALGLMPDDTVVGVSASGRTPYAIGAVEHARALGALTVGLSCNANSALAAAAEHGIEVVVGPELLTGSTRLKAGTAQKLVLNMLSTITMIRLGKTYGNLMVDVRASNDKLRARSRRIVALATGAPDDEIERALAAADGEVKTAILTLLADLDGPTATRLLEQSDGHLRAALERAAD; translated from the coding sequence ATGACCTCCACGCCCCACTACCGCGAGCTGCGCTCCGAGTTGGAGTCGCTGACGACCGAGGCGTTCCGCCCCGAGCTGGCGGAGATCGACCGGCTGCCGACGCTGGAGATCGCCCGGCTGATGAACGCCGAGGACACCACCGTGCCCACCGCAGTGGCCGAGCGGCTGCCGCAAATTGCCGCCGCGATCGACGCGGTGGCCGAGCGGATGGCGCGCGGCGGCCGACTGGTCTACGCCGGCGCGGGCACCGCCGGACGGCTGGGGGTCCTGGACGCCTCGGAGTGCCCGCCGACCTTCAACACCCGCCCCTCCCAGGTCGTCGGGGTGATCGCGGGCGGCCCGCAGGCCATGGTGACCTCGGTCGAGGGCGCCGAGGACTCCAAGGAGCTGGCGGCAGAGGCGCTCGACGCCCTCGGTCTCATGCCGGACGACACGGTGGTGGGCGTCTCCGCCTCCGGCCGCACCCCCTACGCCATCGGCGCGGTGGAGCACGCCCGCGCCCTGGGCGCCCTGACCGTCGGCCTGTCCTGCAACGCGAACAGCGCGCTGGCGGCCGCCGCCGAGCACGGCATCGAGGTCGTCGTCGGCCCCGAGCTGCTGACCGGCTCCACCCGTCTGAAGGCCGGCACGGCGCAGAAGCTGGTCCTCAACATGCTCTCGACGATCACGATGATCCGGCTGGGCAAGACCTACGGAAATCTGATGGTCGACGTACGGGCCTCCAACGACAAGCTCCGCGCCCGCTCCCGGCGCATCGTCGCCCTGGCCACGGGCGCGCCGGACGACGAGATCGAACGGGCCCTCGCGGCCGCGGACGGCGAGGTGAAGACCGCCATCCTCACCCTCCTCGCCGACCTCGACGGCCCCACGGCGACCCGCC